From the Thermococcus sp. 18S1 genome, one window contains:
- a CDS encoding CidB/LrgB family autolysis modulator — protein MNPLGITLTLVVFYLFSELHSRKRAFYTNPVLLSIITIAAVLKWFGIPYGSYMDSAVILKFLLGPAVVSLAVPVYKGRETIKAYAREITLGIAAGGTVAILSAFYIAKLLGGSEEVLLSIAPKSVTTAIAIGISEKIGGIPALTAVLVILTGLLGNAFAPELLGLIRVRDRIARGLATGVSSHGLGTARIILEDELAGAVSGLAMALNGVFTSLLLPYLIEVLK, from the coding sequence ATGAACCCGCTCGGAATAACGCTCACCCTCGTTGTATTCTACCTGTTCTCGGAGCTCCACTCCAGAAAGAGGGCCTTCTACACGAACCCGGTTCTCCTATCCATAATAACCATAGCGGCGGTTCTCAAGTGGTTCGGAATCCCCTACGGGAGCTACATGGACAGCGCGGTTATACTCAAGTTCCTTCTCGGGCCGGCGGTGGTGAGTTTGGCGGTTCCTGTCTACAAGGGCAGGGAGACCATAAAGGCCTACGCGAGGGAGATAACGCTTGGAATAGCCGCCGGCGGGACGGTTGCAATCCTGAGCGCGTTCTACATCGCCAAACTCCTGGGCGGTAGCGAGGAAGTTCTCCTGAGCATAGCCCCGAAGAGCGTTACCACCGCCATAGCGATCGGCATAAGCGAAAAGATAGGCGGCATTCCAGCCTTAACCGCGGTTCTCGTGATACTCACGGGGCTCCTCGGCAACGCCTTCGCCCCGGAGCTGCTCGGCCTCATCAGGGTCAGGGACAGAATAGCCAGAGGCCTGGCGACGGGTGTGAGCTCCCACGGCCTCGGAACGGCGAGGATAATACTGGAAGACGAGCTCGCCGGGGCTGTCAGCGGTCTGGCAATGGCCCTGAACGGCGTCTTCACGTCACTCCTGCTACCCTACCTTATCGAAGTCCTCAAGTAG
- a CDS encoding Tfx family DNA-binding protein, whose protein sequence is MGKGSFLTEQQIKILRLRARGLKQSEIAEMLGTSRANISILERRALDKIEKARNTLLIWEQINSKISVDVKTGEDIFNVPERLFLKADELGVKVPYSTAEIIAFLVEHAPISDRIAKRDFTLFLDAKDRLRISECLLEDFDKVG, encoded by the coding sequence ATGGGGAAGGGGAGCTTTCTAACCGAGCAGCAGATTAAAATTCTCAGGCTCCGCGCCAGGGGCCTCAAACAGAGCGAGATAGCCGAGATGCTCGGAACGAGCCGGGCCAACATAAGCATCCTCGAGAGGCGCGCCCTTGACAAGATCGAGAAGGCCAGAAACACCCTCCTGATCTGGGAGCAGATAAACTCCAAGATAAGCGTCGACGTGAAGACTGGAGAGGACATATTCAACGTTCCGGAGAGGCTCTTCCTGAAGGCCGACGAGCTGGGGGTGAAGGTGCCGTACAGCACGGCGGAGATAATCGCTTTTCTTGTGGAGCACGCCCCGATAAGCGACAGGATAGCGAAGCGTGACTTCACACTCTTCCTTGACGCCAAGGACAGGCTCAGGATAAGCGAGTGCCTACTTGAGGACTTCGATAAGGTAGGGTAG
- a CDS encoding DUF2139 domain-containing protein, which produces MLMRNYRFPGRYGPEWGSGGIFGLKYHNGTLYFTLAFEAEAHFIDLKSGEEKTYDFTLLGDAPTSGGDTYNAVETVDEFIYFGGWVHAPAVYREDRRILFHNKYSHVHVYDTEEGTVKLLWKDSIHHETDWAGEVSDILYDPYGDRLLLAREDGHANLGVYALDRRTGKAEALIHDPAPKGTTVHDAAFFGVGNNFTGGLREFRALDLVEGRWETFKPGGSIDGRPYIRPELGAMASAYNRAFAFVRGGVLAGNPFMGEEFSFFRLFDFYTFYAPFRVNAINVGGGILTAFNAHHDAVYRPDSQDAGIEWKTTNTVVGPSVLLYIAPPMVRIVGAFGARVTSIEKMDGKLLVATNTAPNTGATEATPFDTGNRDIVVLDEKIIQERPPAVSFSLPLALPSAAKGLGAGTFGGIPLDGYRELRMVLYLSNDNRLTVYEYDLSLPAGEAVAERFDLRAGKNILELDSFSGIVGFELEKGDMKGRARIELI; this is translated from the coding sequence ATGCTCATGAGGAACTACCGTTTTCCGGGTCGCTACGGTCCAGAGTGGGGCAGCGGGGGAATATTCGGGCTGAAATATCACAACGGGACGCTCTACTTCACGCTGGCCTTCGAGGCCGAGGCGCACTTCATAGACTTGAAGAGCGGCGAGGAAAAGACCTACGACTTCACCCTTCTCGGCGATGCCCCGACGAGCGGCGGCGACACCTACAACGCGGTCGAGACCGTTGACGAGTTCATATACTTCGGCGGCTGGGTTCATGCCCCGGCCGTTTACCGGGAGGACAGGAGGATACTCTTCCACAACAAGTACTCCCACGTCCACGTCTACGACACCGAGGAGGGGACTGTAAAGCTCCTCTGGAAGGATTCGATTCACCACGAAACCGACTGGGCCGGAGAGGTGAGCGATATACTCTACGATCCGTACGGCGACAGGCTTCTCCTCGCCAGGGAGGACGGGCACGCAAACCTCGGCGTCTACGCCCTCGACAGGAGAACCGGAAAGGCCGAGGCGCTTATTCACGACCCGGCCCCCAAGGGAACCACTGTTCACGATGCCGCCTTTTTTGGCGTTGGGAACAACTTCACCGGCGGTCTGAGGGAGTTCAGGGCCCTCGACCTGGTGGAGGGGAGATGGGAGACCTTCAAGCCCGGCGGAAGCATCGACGGGCGGCCGTACATAAGGCCCGAACTCGGGGCCATGGCCTCGGCGTACAACAGGGCCTTCGCCTTCGTCAGGGGCGGTGTTCTGGCTGGGAATCCCTTCATGGGCGAGGAGTTCAGCTTCTTCAGGCTCTTCGACTTCTACACCTTCTACGCTCCATTCAGGGTGAACGCGATAAACGTCGGCGGAGGTATTCTGACGGCATTCAACGCCCACCACGACGCGGTTTACAGGCCGGACTCCCAGGATGCCGGAATCGAGTGGAAAACTACCAACACCGTCGTTGGGCCGAGCGTTCTTCTCTACATCGCCCCGCCGATGGTCAGGATAGTTGGGGCATTCGGTGCCAGGGTTACGAGCATCGAGAAGATGGACGGGAAGCTCCTCGTTGCCACCAACACCGCCCCCAACACGGGCGCGACGGAGGCGACGCCCTTCGACACGGGGAACAGGGACATAGTGGTTCTCGACGAGAAGATAATTCAGGAGAGGCCGCCGGCGGTGAGTTTCTCCCTCCCGCTCGCGCTTCCGAGCGCTGCGAAAGGCCTTGGCGCCGGAACCTTCGGCGGAATCCCCCTGGACGGCTACCGCGAGCTGAGGATGGTTCTCTACCTGAGCAACGACAACCGGCTGACCGTCTATGAATACGACCTATCGCTTCCGGCGGGAGAGGCAGTCGCCGAGAGGTTCGACCTCAGGGCCGGCAAGAACATCCTCGAACTGGACTCCTTCAGCGGAATCGTGGGCTTTGAGCTGGAGAAAGGGGATATGAAAGGAAGGGCCAGGATAGAACTGATCTGA
- a CDS encoding DUF3213 domain-containing protein: MSERIYNKTLIRMSLKFHRITPDEARARQYELLKDGRIWRAFINGYARNGFVVFDGEAISKEEVLEKLGDFEPEVASVERLTVAELVESSYSWNNVMGRA, from the coding sequence ATGAGCGAGAGGATTTACAACAAGACCCTTATCAGAATGAGCCTCAAGTTCCACAGGATAACCCCCGACGAGGCCCGCGCCAGGCAGTACGAGCTCCTCAAGGACGGACGGATATGGAGGGCATTCATCAACGGCTACGCCCGAAACGGCTTCGTGGTCTTCGACGGCGAAGCTATCTCAAAGGAAGAGGTGCTCGAAAAGCTGGGGGACTTCGAGCCGGAGGTAGCCTCCGTCGAAAGGCTCACCGTCGCGGAGCTCGTGGAGTCCAGCTACTCATGGAACAACGTGATGGGAAGGGCGTGA
- a CDS encoding ATP-dependent DNA ligase produces the protein MKYAELADLYRRLEKTTLKTLKTRFVSDFLKRTPDELLEIIPYLILGKVFPDWDERELGVGEKLLIKAVSMATGVPEREIENSVRDTGDLGESVALALKKKKQKSFFSQPLTIKRVYGTFIKIAEASGQGSQDRKLKYLANLFMDAQPEEGKYLARTVLGTMRTGVAEGLMRDAIASAFGVKAELVERAYMLTSDFGYVAKVAKLEGNEGLSKVRIQVGKPIRPMLAQNAANVKEALAEMGGEAAFEIKYDGARVQVHKDGDRVVIYSRRLENVTKSIPDVVSAVLESVKAEKAIVEGELVAVGEEGKPRPFQYVLRRFRRKYNIEEMVEKIPLELNLFDVLYIDGEGLIDTPFSERREKLEGIISPNERIRLAEQLVTDNADEAEEFYQRALELGHEGLMAKRLDSVYEPGNRGKKWLKIKPTMEDLDLVIIGAEWGEGRRAHLLGSFLVAAFDPHSGEFVPVGKVGSGFTDEDLAEFTKMLKPLIVREEGKYVEIEPKVVIQVTYQEIQKSPKYESGFALRFPRYVALREDKSPEEADTIERIAQLYEFQERFKAKR, from the coding sequence ATGAAATATGCCGAACTGGCCGACCTTTACAGACGCCTTGAAAAAACGACACTCAAGACCCTCAAGACGAGATTCGTCTCCGATTTTCTGAAGAGAACCCCCGATGAGCTCCTTGAGATAATACCGTACCTCATTCTCGGAAAGGTATTTCCCGACTGGGATGAGAGAGAGCTTGGGGTTGGCGAGAAACTCCTCATAAAGGCCGTTTCCATGGCAACCGGCGTTCCCGAGAGGGAGATAGAGAACTCGGTGAGGGACACCGGAGACCTCGGTGAGAGCGTCGCCCTAGCCCTGAAGAAGAAAAAGCAGAAGAGCTTCTTCTCCCAGCCCCTCACGATAAAGCGTGTTTACGGCACGTTCATTAAGATAGCAGAGGCGAGCGGGCAGGGGAGTCAGGACAGAAAGCTGAAGTACCTGGCCAACCTCTTTATGGATGCACAGCCCGAGGAGGGCAAGTACCTCGCCAGAACGGTTCTGGGAACGATGAGAACCGGCGTTGCCGAGGGACTCATGAGGGACGCCATAGCGAGCGCCTTTGGAGTCAAGGCCGAGCTCGTCGAGAGGGCCTACATGCTCACGAGCGACTTCGGATACGTGGCGAAGGTGGCCAAGCTTGAGGGCAACGAGGGCCTCTCAAAGGTCAGAATTCAGGTGGGCAAGCCCATAAGACCGATGCTTGCCCAGAACGCGGCCAATGTGAAGGAGGCTCTGGCAGAGATGGGTGGAGAGGCGGCGTTCGAGATAAAGTACGACGGCGCACGCGTTCAGGTCCACAAGGACGGCGACAGGGTTGTTATATACTCCCGCAGGCTGGAGAACGTGACGAAGTCAATACCCGACGTGGTCTCGGCGGTTCTTGAGAGCGTAAAAGCTGAAAAGGCCATCGTGGAGGGCGAACTCGTTGCCGTGGGCGAGGAAGGAAAGCCCAGACCCTTCCAGTACGTGCTGAGGCGCTTCAGGAGAAAGTACAACATCGAGGAGATGGTGGAAAAAATCCCTCTGGAGCTGAACCTCTTCGACGTCCTCTACATTGACGGTGAGGGGCTGATAGACACCCCGTTCTCCGAGCGCAGAGAAAAACTTGAGGGAATAATCTCCCCGAACGAGCGGATAAGGCTGGCTGAACAGCTTGTCACGGATAACGCCGACGAGGCGGAGGAGTTCTACCAGCGCGCCCTTGAGCTCGGCCACGAGGGACTGATGGCGAAGCGTCTGGATTCGGTTTACGAGCCCGGAAACAGGGGCAAGAAGTGGCTCAAGATAAAGCCCACGATGGAGGACCTCGACCTCGTTATAATAGGCGCCGAATGGGGTGAAGGAAGGCGCGCGCATCTCCTCGGCTCCTTCCTGGTTGCGGCCTTTGATCCCCACAGCGGCGAGTTCGTCCCGGTCGGAAAGGTCGGGAGCGGCTTTACCGATGAAGACCTGGCCGAGTTCACCAAGATGCTCAAGCCCCTCATAGTCCGTGAGGAGGGCAAGTACGTCGAGATAGAGCCGAAGGTCGTTATCCAGGTCACCTACCAGGAGATACAGAAGAGTCCGAAGTACGAGAGCGGCTTTGCCCTCCGCTTCCCGCGCTACGTCGCTTTGAGGGAGGACAAGAGTCCGGAGGAAGCGGACACTATCGAGCGCATAGCCCAGCTCTACGAGTTCCAGGAGCGGTTTAAGGCCAAGAGGTGA
- a CDS encoding CidA/LrgA family protein, whose product MRPYRGLAIIFGFYALGEFTSFALNLTVPGSVLGMLFLLGSLLVGLIKLEWVEGEAELFVRNMSVMFIPPGVGIVTYLGLIRSQAVPIFVALILSFLITLFVTAKTVEFLRRGEK is encoded by the coding sequence ATGAGGCCCTACCGCGGACTGGCGATAATATTCGGCTTCTACGCACTGGGTGAGTTCACGAGCTTTGCCCTCAACCTGACGGTTCCCGGGAGCGTTCTGGGAATGCTCTTCCTCCTGGGTTCACTGCTCGTGGGCCTCATCAAACTGGAGTGGGTGGAAGGAGAGGCTGAGCTGTTCGTGAGGAACATGAGCGTCATGTTCATCCCTCCCGGCGTGGGGATAGTGACCTACCTCGGCCTCATAAGGAGCCAGGCCGTTCCGATATTCGTCGCATTGATACTGAGCTTCCTGATTACGCTCTTCGTAACGGCGAAGACCGTCGAGTTCCTCAGGAGGGGTGAGAAATGA
- the udg gene encoding type-4 uracil-DNA glycosylase, giving the protein MGKEELMRKLEERIRDCQKCRLGSLRTNAVPGSGSYDAKVMFVGEAPGYWEDQKGLPFVGRAGKVLDELLAEIGLTREEVYITNIVKCRPPENRDPMEDEIKACSPYLDRQIDVIRPRVIVPLGRHSMRYILEKFGFDPEPISKIHGKTFEAHTLFGKIIIMPMYHPAAALYRPPIKEELRKDFLRLGELIGSSL; this is encoded by the coding sequence ATGGGGAAGGAAGAACTCATGAGGAAGCTTGAGGAGCGCATAAGGGACTGTCAGAAATGTCGGCTTGGAAGCCTTAGAACCAACGCCGTTCCCGGCTCCGGGAGCTACGACGCCAAGGTGATGTTCGTCGGCGAAGCGCCGGGCTACTGGGAGGACCAGAAGGGGCTTCCCTTTGTCGGGAGGGCGGGAAAGGTACTCGACGAGCTTCTAGCGGAGATCGGTCTCACCCGGGAGGAGGTTTACATAACGAACATAGTCAAGTGCCGTCCGCCCGAGAACCGCGACCCGATGGAGGATGAAATAAAGGCCTGCTCCCCCTACCTCGACAGGCAGATAGACGTCATCCGACCCAGGGTTATAGTTCCTCTCGGCAGGCACTCCATGAGATACATCCTGGAGAAGTTCGGCTTTGATCCCGAACCCATAAGCAAGATACACGGAAAAACCTTCGAGGCGCATACCCTCTTTGGGAAGATAATCATAATGCCGATGTATCACCCGGCCGCCGCACTCTACCGGCCACCCATAAAGGAGGAACTCAGAAAGGACTTCCTTAGGCTGGGGGAGCTCATAGGTTCCTCACTATGA
- the tes gene encoding tetraether lipid synthase Tes: protein MAESVGEVPSGEKEFAESSRRIRDIIEFPEINEEEFERMLKSASRAYGGPLPHRTYSICPETRRVVPAVVWENDGKVWITKRCPEGMITDVYYESVDQYYRFQKWKFDFKLMSTNVENTGANCPFDCGMCSRHRSHTNLINIVLTNRCNLSCWYCFFYAKEGQPIYEPTLEQIRMMLRNSKRQHPVGANAVQLTGGEPTLREDLIEIIKIAKEEGYDHVQLNTDGIKLAFEPELVKKIREAGVNVLYMSYDGMTPQTNWKNHWEVPLILENVRKAGGPGIVLVPTTIRNVNDHELGAIINFGLNHIDIIRGVNFQPISLVGRVPRKERQRFRITIPGAIARIEEQTNGAIAMEDWYPIPIAGHIARFFEAFTGSRYYMTSHYGCGAATYIFLDRENKRVVPISRFLDVEGFVEYLESKADELENWKTMGRFQKLKLGAEIFMKFRSFYDDKYAPEGIKVLDLIKNAFMYGNYDALGKFHTNALFLGMMHFMDEYNYDVERVERCVIHYAMPDGRTVPFCTFNVIPELYRDKVQAQFSYTWDEWKAMHPDWDYHGDKYIRTKEFVERMKNSELYRKTYIDIENYFGPNTR, encoded by the coding sequence ATGGCAGAAAGTGTTGGTGAAGTTCCAAGCGGCGAAAAAGAATTCGCTGAATCAAGCCGCAGGATAAGGGATATCATCGAATTCCCCGAGATAAATGAGGAAGAGTTTGAACGCATGCTTAAGAGTGCAAGCAGGGCCTACGGAGGCCCCCTCCCCCACAGGACGTATTCTATCTGTCCTGAAACGAGGCGCGTTGTTCCCGCAGTCGTATGGGAGAACGATGGAAAGGTCTGGATAACCAAACGCTGTCCCGAAGGTATGATAACCGATGTTTATTACGAGAGCGTTGATCAGTACTATCGCTTCCAGAAGTGGAAGTTCGATTTCAAGCTCATGAGCACAAACGTTGAGAACACCGGAGCGAACTGCCCCTTTGACTGCGGCATGTGCTCTAGACACCGCTCCCACACGAACCTTATCAACATAGTTCTGACCAACAGGTGCAACCTGAGCTGCTGGTACTGCTTCTTCTACGCCAAGGAGGGCCAGCCCATATACGAACCCACCCTTGAGCAGATACGCATGATGCTCCGCAACTCCAAGAGGCAGCACCCGGTTGGGGCGAACGCAGTCCAGCTGACCGGCGGCGAGCCCACCCTCCGCGAGGACCTCATCGAGATAATTAAAATCGCGAAGGAGGAAGGCTACGACCACGTCCAGCTAAACACCGACGGAATAAAGCTCGCCTTCGAGCCGGAGCTGGTGAAGAAAATCCGCGAGGCCGGTGTCAACGTCCTCTACATGAGCTACGACGGCATGACCCCCCAGACCAACTGGAAGAACCACTGGGAGGTCCCGCTCATCCTCGAGAACGTCAGAAAGGCCGGCGGGCCGGGCATAGTCCTCGTCCCGACCACCATCAGGAACGTCAACGACCACGAGCTCGGCGCCATAATCAACTTCGGCCTCAACCACATCGATATAATAAGGGGCGTCAACTTCCAGCCCATCTCACTCGTCGGAAGGGTTCCGAGGAAGGAACGCCAGCGCTTCAGGATAACGATCCCCGGGGCGATAGCGAGGATTGAGGAACAGACCAACGGTGCAATAGCCATGGAAGACTGGTACCCGATTCCGATAGCCGGACACATAGCGCGCTTCTTCGAGGCGTTCACGGGCTCCCGCTACTACATGACCAGCCACTATGGCTGTGGTGCCGCCACGTACATCTTCCTCGACCGCGAGAACAAGCGCGTTGTCCCGATAAGCAGGTTCCTCGACGTCGAGGGCTTCGTCGAGTACCTTGAAAGCAAGGCCGATGAGCTGGAGAACTGGAAGACCATGGGCAGGTTCCAGAAGCTCAAGCTCGGAGCCGAGATATTCATGAAGTTCCGCTCCTTCTATGACGACAAGTACGCCCCTGAGGGTATCAAAGTCCTCGACCTCATCAAGAACGCGTTCATGTACGGCAACTACGACGCCCTCGGAAAGTTCCACACCAACGCCCTCTTCCTCGGGATGATGCACTTCATGGACGAGTACAACTACGACGTCGAGAGGGTCGAGCGCTGCGTTATCCACTACGCCATGCCCGACGGCAGAACGGTGCCGTTCTGTACATTCAACGTGATCCCCGAGCTCTACAGGGACAAGGTGCAGGCCCAGTTCAGCTACACCTGGGACGAGTGGAAGGCAATGCACCCAGACTGGGACTACCACGGGGACAAATACATCAGGACAAAGGAGTTCGTTGAGCGGATGAAGAACAGCGAGCTCTACAGGAAGACCTACATCGACATAGAGAACTACTTCGGCCCGAACACGAGGTGA
- a CDS encoding Na+/H+ antiporter NhaC family protein: MSDFGILSLLPPLVAIILAIWTKRVVLALFAGVWIGGLMIAGWNPVTGTTQTLEWIVGSVTDDWNARILIFDFLIGAGVGLIYKSGGVHALARALSKRVKTSRGASVLGWLMGVLVFFDDYTNTIIVGNTMRPITDRTRVSREMLAYIDDSTAAPVAGLALISTWIGYELAMIGSGFENFGITYNSYDAWLSSVPFRFYSILAIILVLIVAYTHRHYGTMLKAEMRARTEGKVLRDGAKPLMTTEVDLGTPKEGGNLWDFVIPILVLVFVSMIGLWYTGAANLEAYSQDLGWWTELENPFSVNFLNYSFIESFREADAATALLWGSFTMVLVASIMLLGRKKMNIEEWEDTVVRGMKQMLFANTILVLAWSLGTAADAVGTGTYIIDLATGLGKDLGPWMPLIMFLAAMFVAFTTGTSWGTFAIMVPLGVQLSLAFTNGHVNEIVFATIGATFTGSIFGDHCSPISDTTIMSSMFSGSDHIDHVTTQIPYAFTVASIGAVLYVLFGLGIRSWAILLPLGLVLLVVAWYVLSEWYGKKYGIPHGKVPIYVVEE, from the coding sequence GTGTCGGACTTTGGAATACTGTCTCTGCTGCCGCCCCTGGTGGCTATTATCTTGGCGATATGGACGAAGAGGGTCGTCTTGGCGCTGTTCGCAGGTGTTTGGATTGGTGGATTGATGATTGCAGGCTGGAATCCGGTGACTGGAACGACCCAGACCCTGGAGTGGATAGTGGGCAGCGTCACCGATGACTGGAACGCGAGGATACTCATCTTTGACTTCCTCATCGGTGCGGGCGTCGGTTTGATATACAAGTCGGGCGGAGTCCATGCCCTGGCGAGGGCGCTTTCAAAGAGGGTGAAGACGAGCAGGGGTGCATCGGTTCTGGGATGGTTAATGGGCGTCCTCGTGTTCTTCGATGACTATACCAACACCATCATCGTCGGCAACACCATGAGGCCCATCACCGACAGGACCCGCGTTTCCCGTGAGATGCTGGCCTACATAGACGACTCAACGGCGGCTCCGGTGGCCGGTCTGGCCTTAATCTCGACGTGGATAGGCTATGAGCTGGCCATGATCGGCTCGGGATTCGAAAACTTTGGAATCACTTACAACTCCTACGATGCCTGGCTCTCCAGCGTTCCCTTCAGGTTCTACTCGATACTCGCGATAATTCTGGTTCTGATAGTTGCATACACTCACAGGCACTACGGAACCATGCTCAAGGCTGAGATGCGCGCCAGGACTGAGGGCAAAGTTCTCCGCGACGGCGCCAAGCCGCTCATGACCACGGAGGTCGACCTCGGCACGCCCAAAGAGGGAGGCAACCTCTGGGACTTCGTGATACCGATCCTTGTCTTGGTCTTCGTTTCAATGATAGGCCTGTGGTACACGGGTGCGGCGAACCTTGAAGCCTACAGCCAGGACCTCGGGTGGTGGACCGAGCTTGAGAACCCCTTCAGCGTCAACTTCCTCAACTACAGCTTTATCGAGTCCTTCCGTGAGGCTGACGCCGCAACGGCGCTCCTTTGGGGAAGCTTCACAATGGTCCTCGTCGCCAGCATAATGCTCCTCGGCAGGAAGAAGATGAACATTGAGGAGTGGGAGGACACCGTCGTCAGGGGAATGAAGCAGATGCTCTTCGCCAACACCATCCTTGTCCTCGCCTGGAGCCTCGGTACCGCCGCCGATGCAGTTGGAACCGGTACCTACATCATAGACCTCGCCACAGGCCTGGGGAAGGACCTCGGTCCCTGGATGCCGCTCATAATGTTCCTCGCGGCGATGTTCGTCGCCTTCACCACCGGAACCAGCTGGGGAACCTTCGCCATCATGGTCCCGCTCGGTGTCCAGCTCAGCCTCGCCTTCACCAACGGCCATGTCAACGAGATAGTCTTCGCCACCATCGGAGCCACCTTCACCGGCTCGATATTCGGCGACCACTGCTCCCCGATAAGCGATACAACCATCATGAGTTCGATGTTCAGCGGTTCCGACCACATAGACCACGTTACCACGCAGATACCCTACGCATTCACCGTCGCGTCGATAGGTGCGGTGCTCTACGTCCTCTTTGGCCTCGGTATCAGGAGCTGGGCGATACTCCTTCCGCTTGGCCTGGTGCTCCTGGTTGTTGCCTGGTACGTCCTCAGCGAGTGGTACGGCAAGAAGTACGGCATACCCCACGGCAAGGTGCCGATATACGTGGTTGAAGAGTGA
- a CDS encoding pantoate kinase, whose amino-acid sequence MLVRAFVPAHITAFFIPAFHDDPLRAGSLGAGVNLDKGVNVFASVEEGSLERHVHIAFNGEPVEKKRAIISYSVADELVPEDFHGEVEIWQYFDFPNGYGFGNSAGGALGTALALSYTFGGTWLRAAQIAHKYEVLNRGGLGDVVAQLAGGIEVRVKAGGPGIGVVDNLFFEDYRVLVVPLGRLSTREVLDGDVVKVIEREGKEALEKLLREPSPERMMVLAREFAEKTGLLNGELLELAGELDRVLRNPGSMIMLGRGLFALLRKEEVEGAKNLLADLGLPYDVTGIHGGRPVVGRWVG is encoded by the coding sequence GTGCTCGTCAGGGCTTTCGTTCCGGCTCACATAACGGCTTTTTTCATCCCGGCCTTTCACGATGACCCGCTCAGGGCAGGCTCCCTCGGGGCGGGGGTGAACCTCGACAAGGGTGTCAACGTCTTCGCGAGTGTCGAGGAGGGCTCCCTTGAGAGGCACGTACACATAGCCTTCAACGGCGAGCCGGTTGAGAAGAAAAGGGCAATCATAAGCTACTCCGTCGCGGATGAACTCGTTCCCGAGGATTTCCATGGAGAGGTTGAAATCTGGCAGTACTTCGATTTTCCGAACGGATACGGCTTCGGCAACAGCGCCGGCGGCGCCCTGGGGACGGCCTTGGCGTTAAGCTACACCTTCGGCGGGACGTGGCTTAGGGCCGCTCAGATAGCGCACAAGTACGAGGTCCTCAACAGGGGCGGCCTCGGGGACGTCGTAGCCCAGCTCGCCGGCGGGATAGAAGTTCGCGTTAAGGCGGGCGGCCCGGGAATTGGTGTCGTTGACAACCTTTTCTTCGAGGACTACCGGGTTCTCGTGGTTCCTCTTGGAAGGCTATCAACGAGGGAAGTTCTGGACGGCGACGTTGTGAAGGTCATAGAGCGCGAGGGAAAGGAGGCACTTGAGAAGCTCCTCCGGGAGCCGAGTCCGGAAAGGATGATGGTTCTGGCGAGGGAATTCGCCGAGAAAACGGGCCTTCTGAACGGAGAGCTCCTTGAACTGGCGGGGGAGCTTGATAGAGTACTTAGAAATCCCGGTTCCATGATAATGCTGGGCAGGGGTCTCTTTGCCCTTCTCCGGAAGGAAGAGGTCGAGGGAGCGAAGAACCTCCTGGCCGATCTCGGTCTGCCCTACGATGTGACCGGAATCCACGGGGGCAGGCCCGTGGTGGGAAGGTGGGTCGGCTAA
- a CDS encoding transposase, with protein sequence MKLYEPVTLAMPLAKRIGELILEKGRLPEGDEIREFMREFGLEESCLDRGMAVYRTKFLVTLAFPRGENVVIDVISSSGELSDALEVIAYRDRELGAFVVEILPANDLEYEGNIGIEPIIIDEKTLEPESNPVLGHFEEDKEGLFLVIDRETYSRWRENGDPHTCPICGGELAWKGEKAYCRDCGYGVRVVRE encoded by the coding sequence ATGAAGCTGTACGAACCGGTCACGCTCGCGATGCCCCTCGCGAAGAGGATCGGCGAGCTTATACTTGAGAAGGGCCGTCTTCCAGAGGGGGACGAAATCAGGGAGTTCATGAGGGAGTTCGGCCTCGAGGAGAGCTGTCTCGACAGGGGGATGGCGGTATACAGGACAAAGTTCCTGGTCACCCTCGCGTTCCCGCGTGGAGAGAACGTCGTCATCGATGTCATATCATCCAGCGGGGAGCTGAGCGACGCCCTCGAGGTCATAGCGTACAGGGATAGGGAGCTGGGTGCCTTCGTCGTGGAGATACTGCCCGCCAACGACCTCGAGTACGAGGGCAACATCGGGATAGAACCGATAATCATAGACGAGAAGACCCTCGAGCCGGAGAGCAACCCCGTTCTCGGTCACTTCGAGGAGGATAAGGAGGGGCTCTTCCTCGTCATAGACCGCGAGACCTACTCGAGGTGGAGGGAAAACGGCGACCCCCACACCTGCCCGATATGCGGCGGAGAGCTTGCCTGGAAGGGGGAGAAAGCCTACTGCCGGGACTGCGGCTACGGCGTGAGGGTGGTGAGAGAATGA